The Acidobacteriota bacterium genome includes a window with the following:
- the murA gene encoding UDP-N-acetylglucosamine 1-carboxyvinyltransferase, protein MRILDDAQFAYVIRGGRPIHGTLVPGGNKNAALPMLAATLLSEGTVELANVPQIRDAAVMLELLSELGSNVEQKGPNSWLIDSSLVEARPVPELLACEIRASFLLAGPLLARFGSAKLPRPGGDRIGRRPLDAHLHAFQALGAVVEIASDRYHLRAPNGLIGSDVFLHEMSVMATENAVMAASLADGKTTIRNAASEPHVQELCHLVNSMGGSISGIGTNTLEVEGRPTLGGAAATIGPDPLEVGSFIGLAAVTGGELRIVGAEPEKHHRMTELCFGRLGITWRVEGHDIIVPSGQDLVIQEDIHGAIPKIDDGPWPAFPADLTSISVVLATQARGTILIHEKMFESRLFWVDRLIAMGARIVLCDPHRAVVVGPSKLHGQVLASPDIRAGMALVIAALAAEGESVIHNIRQVERGYQNLHTRLEELGADIQRIKS, encoded by the coding sequence ATGAGAATCCTCGATGACGCCCAATTCGCATACGTGATCCGTGGTGGCCGTCCGATCCACGGCACTTTGGTGCCGGGCGGCAACAAAAACGCTGCCCTGCCAATGCTCGCCGCCACTCTGCTCTCGGAAGGAACAGTGGAGCTCGCAAACGTGCCGCAGATTCGCGACGCGGCAGTAATGTTGGAACTACTGTCCGAGCTCGGTTCCAACGTCGAGCAGAAAGGGCCGAATTCGTGGCTCATCGACAGCTCATTGGTGGAGGCACGACCGGTCCCGGAGCTGTTGGCCTGCGAGATCAGGGCGTCCTTCCTGCTCGCCGGTCCTCTTCTGGCCCGATTCGGAAGCGCCAAGCTGCCACGCCCGGGTGGCGACCGCATTGGTCGGCGACCGCTCGACGCCCATCTCCACGCGTTTCAGGCGCTCGGTGCGGTGGTCGAGATCGCTTCGGATCGCTACCACCTGAGGGCTCCCAACGGCCTCATCGGGTCAGACGTTTTCCTGCACGAGATGAGTGTGATGGCGACCGAGAACGCGGTCATGGCGGCCTCTCTGGCGGACGGCAAGACCACCATCCGCAACGCCGCTTCAGAGCCGCACGTCCAGGAGTTGTGCCACTTGGTCAACTCGATGGGAGGCTCGATCTCGGGCATCGGTACGAACACACTCGAGGTGGAAGGCCGCCCCACCCTAGGCGGTGCCGCAGCGACCATCGGACCCGACCCCCTCGAGGTGGGGAGCTTCATAGGTCTCGCGGCCGTCACCGGCGGTGAGTTGCGAATCGTTGGCGCAGAGCCAGAGAAGCACCACCGAATGACCGAGCTCTGTTTCGGAAGGCTCGGCATCACCTGGCGGGTCGAGGGACACGACATCATCGTGCCCTCAGGTCAGGATTTGGTGATCCAGGAGGACATTCACGGCGCGATTCCCAAAATCGATGACGGCCCCTGGCCGGCCTTTCCGGCCGATCTCACCTCGATTTCGGTCGTCCTGGCCACCCAGGCGCGCGGCACCATCCTGATCCACGAGAAGATGTTCGAGAGCCGGCTGTTTTGGGTCGACCGCCTGATCGCGATGGGCGCACGGATCGTGCTCTGCGACCCTCACCGCGCCGTGGTTGTCGGGCCCTCGAAGCTCCACGGGCAGGTCCTGGCCAGCCCGGACATTCGCGCCGGCATGGCTCTCGTCATCGCGGCACTCGCCGCCGAGGGTGAGAGCGTGATCCACAACATCCGTCAGGTCGAACGGGGATATCAGAACCTCCATACCCGGCTCGAAGAACTCGGCGCTGATATCCAGCGGATCAAAAGCTAG
- a CDS encoding DNA polymerase III subunit chi, which translates to MARLELHELKTDKRAGELAALLSRLHASRERLVVWVADEGRRQILDDYLWTFQKLAFLPHALWAPELGEVEEPVVLVGEPMNPNGASILVVGDDPPPGAWAATFDEVHDLIPPGEAGERRTEFWERWKADPETDGEMYERE; encoded by the coding sequence ATGGCCCGTTTGGAACTCCACGAACTCAAGACTGACAAACGAGCCGGTGAGCTGGCCGCCCTGCTATCGCGACTCCATGCATCGCGCGAGAGGCTGGTGGTGTGGGTGGCTGATGAGGGCCGCCGCCAGATTCTCGATGACTACCTGTGGACCTTCCAGAAGCTCGCATTTCTGCCTCACGCACTTTGGGCCCCGGAGCTGGGCGAGGTCGAGGAACCGGTTGTCCTGGTCGGTGAACCGATGAATCCCAACGGTGCCTCGATTCTCGTGGTCGGCGATGACCCGCCGCCCGGGGCATGGGCGGCGACCTTCGACGAGGTTCACGACCTGATCCCTCCGGGGGAGGCCGGTGAGCGGCGAACGGAGTTTTGGGAAAGGTGGAAGGCGGATCCGGAGACAGACGGCGAGATGTACGAACGCGAGTAG
- a CDS encoding acyl-CoA dehydrogenase family protein, with translation MTRFEDLDLYHIDHLLSEEERMVRDSVHAWVRDRVMPEIEEWAWEGEFPRHLVGEMADLDLLGASFDEYDLPGLNSVSYGLINQELEFGDSGLRSFMSVQSALVMYPILSWGSQDQKDRWIPLLGRGKAVGCFGLTEPDFGSNPGAMRTRAKRDGDDWILNGEKAWITNGGIADIAVVWARTDDGIRGFLVERGTPGFSTVEHKGKYSLRASVTSQLVFEDCRLPADSLMPGTTGLKNPLMCLTQARYGIAWGVIGSAMATFTAALDYAKNRIQFGGRPIAAQQIIQQRLVWMFNEIVKGQLLVLQLGRMKDNGTMSHEAVSLAKRNNCWVARECAKLAREIHGANGIVNEYPIMRHLMNIESVYTYEGTHDMHTLAVGAYLTGMRSFDPSPAE, from the coding sequence ATGACCCGATTCGAGGACCTCGATCTGTACCACATCGATCACCTCCTCAGCGAGGAGGAGCGGATGGTCAGAGATTCAGTGCACGCGTGGGTGCGCGACCGCGTCATGCCCGAAATCGAGGAGTGGGCTTGGGAGGGTGAATTCCCACGCCACCTGGTCGGCGAAATGGCCGACCTCGACCTTCTTGGCGCGAGCTTCGACGAGTACGACCTGCCGGGCCTCAATAGCGTCTCCTACGGCCTCATCAACCAGGAGCTCGAGTTCGGCGACTCGGGACTGCGATCCTTCATGTCGGTGCAATCGGCGCTGGTGATGTATCCCATCCTCTCGTGGGGCAGCCAGGATCAGAAGGACCGATGGATCCCGCTGCTCGGCAGGGGCAAGGCCGTCGGCTGCTTCGGTCTCACCGAGCCCGACTTCGGATCGAATCCGGGCGCCATGCGGACCCGCGCCAAGCGTGACGGCGACGATTGGATCCTCAACGGCGAGAAGGCCTGGATCACCAACGGTGGCATTGCCGATATCGCAGTCGTCTGGGCGCGCACCGACGACGGCATCCGCGGCTTCCTGGTCGAACGGGGCACCCCCGGTTTTTCGACGGTCGAGCACAAGGGCAAGTACTCCCTCCGAGCTTCGGTGACCTCGCAGCTGGTGTTCGAGGACTGTCGGCTGCCCGCCGACAGCCTGATGCCTGGCACCACCGGCCTCAAGAACCCGCTGATGTGCCTCACCCAGGCGCGTTACGGCATCGCGTGGGGAGTCATCGGCTCGGCGATGGCCACCTTCACGGCGGCGCTCGACTATGCGAAGAACCGCATTCAGTTCGGCGGTCGGCCGATCGCGGCGCAGCAGATCATCCAGCAGCGGCTGGTCTGGATGTTCAACGAGATCGTCAAAGGACAGCTCCTCGTACTCCAGCTCGGCCGGATGAAAGACAACGGAACCATGAGTCACGAGGCGGTCTCGTTGGCCAAGCGTAACAACTGCTGGGTCGCCCGCGAGTGCGCCAAGCTGGCGCGGGAGATCCACGGCGCCAACGGCATCGTCAACGAATACCCGATCATGCGCCACCTGATGAACATCGAGTCAGTCTACACCTACGAGGGCACCCACGACATGCACACCCTGGCGGTCGGGGCCTACCTCACCGGAATGCGTTCATTCGATCCCTCGCCGGCGGAGTGA
- a CDS encoding HRDC domain-containing protein produces MSEDLNPLWIDTPEGLRDAASVFSSAQRIALDTEADSMHSYFHKVCLIQVSANAHHMVIDPLAIGPDDLALLWKMVGDPEIPILMHGADYDIRILDRDYGVRVAGLQDSQIMAQLLGEEKTGLAALLEKELGIHLDKKFQRADWGRRPLRDDQLAYAAADTAYLGDLVDLLRYRLEDLDRWSWAEEEFQKLEMVRHNPVEPNPLAFEKLKGARSLRGDARDRLFSLYQWRDRQARSRDVPPFKILGNKSLLVMAMDPPSDLEAMGGVDGVGPRAVRRWGRSLLRVVATPRRAPARVRRPRQISPDAAERRRLKSLLAVRDEKAGELGIQASLLCSRGLAESVSSYQPPCSSHEDLARAGLDGWRLEVLGDDFLGAIP; encoded by the coding sequence ATGTCCGAGGACCTGAACCCCCTCTGGATCGACACCCCCGAAGGCCTGCGGGATGCCGCCTCTGTGTTTTCGAGTGCGCAGAGGATTGCACTCGACACCGAGGCCGACTCGATGCATTCGTACTTCCACAAGGTGTGCCTCATTCAGGTCAGCGCCAATGCGCACCACATGGTGATCGATCCCCTGGCGATCGGGCCTGACGATCTTGCGTTGCTGTGGAAGATGGTTGGCGACCCCGAGATTCCGATCCTGATGCACGGCGCCGACTACGACATCCGGATTCTGGATCGCGATTACGGCGTGCGAGTTGCCGGGCTCCAGGACAGCCAGATCATGGCCCAGTTGTTGGGCGAGGAGAAAACCGGACTCGCCGCGCTGCTCGAGAAAGAGCTCGGAATTCACCTCGACAAGAAGTTTCAACGAGCTGATTGGGGGCGACGCCCACTCAGGGACGATCAACTCGCGTATGCGGCGGCAGACACCGCCTACCTGGGCGATCTTGTGGATCTGCTGAGGTACCGTCTCGAGGATTTGGACCGATGGAGCTGGGCGGAAGAGGAGTTCCAAAAGCTCGAGATGGTTCGCCACAATCCCGTCGAACCGAATCCGCTCGCCTTCGAGAAGCTCAAGGGAGCGCGCTCGCTGCGCGGTGACGCACGGGACCGTCTCTTCTCTCTCTATCAGTGGCGGGATCGGCAGGCACGCTCACGAGATGTTCCACCCTTCAAGATCCTGGGCAACAAATCGTTGCTGGTGATGGCAATGGATCCTCCCTCGGATCTTGAAGCAATGGGTGGGGTGGACGGTGTGGGACCGCGCGCCGTTCGCCGTTGGGGCCGTTCATTGCTGCGTGTGGTGGCCACTCCCCGGCGAGCCCCGGCGCGGGTTCGCCGGCCGAGGCAGATATCGCCCGATGCCGCCGAGCGAAGACGGCTGAAGAGCTTGCTCGCAGTACGTGACGAGAAAGCCGGGGAGCTCGGCATCCAGGCCAGTTTGCTCTGCTCGCGTGGTCTGGCAGAATCGGTGTCCTCGTACCAACCGCCATGTTCATCACACGAGGATCTCGCCCGAGCCGGTCTCGACGGATGGCGGCTCGAGGTCCTCGGCGACGATTTCCTCGGTGCGATTCCCTAG
- a CDS encoding alpha/beta hydrolase, which produces MGPDRVAAPSLAQADDIESENWHDWGGTGPTLHFAHANGFPPGTYRKLLEELAVGHHVVAMAARPLWRDARPRPLRNWSAFAEDLRTELGRRDLRGIVGVGHSLGAVISLLAAAGDPGLFSAVVAIDPLILTGVRSIYWGAVKALGLSGRIGIVRGARRRREMWSNRTEVRSSYASKRIFAGWESEVLDDYVDVGMVEVPQGGVRLRFPKECEARTFSAAPHNLWPELRRISVPTLFVQGEHSDTFVDAARTRVEREVPGSRTTVVPDSSHFVPMERPAELARVINEFLEEAAL; this is translated from the coding sequence GTGGGGCCCGATCGTGTTGCGGCGCCCTCGTTGGCGCAAGCCGATGACATCGAGAGTGAGAACTGGCACGATTGGGGCGGCACCGGGCCGACGCTTCACTTCGCCCACGCCAACGGCTTTCCCCCCGGCACCTACCGCAAGCTTCTTGAAGAGCTGGCTGTTGGTCACCACGTGGTTGCCATGGCAGCGAGGCCGCTATGGCGGGATGCGAGACCCCGGCCTCTCCGGAACTGGTCGGCCTTTGCCGAGGACCTGCGGACGGAGCTCGGGCGCCGCGACCTGCGCGGCATCGTTGGCGTCGGCCACAGTCTGGGCGCGGTCATCTCGCTGCTGGCCGCGGCCGGCGACCCGGGGCTGTTCTCGGCCGTGGTCGCGATCGACCCCCTCATCCTCACCGGCGTTCGTTCGATCTACTGGGGGGCCGTGAAGGCTCTCGGCCTGAGTGGGAGAATTGGCATCGTGCGCGGCGCCCGACGCCGGCGCGAGATGTGGTCGAACCGCACCGAGGTGCGGTCCAGCTACGCGAGCAAGAGGATCTTCGCTGGCTGGGAATCAGAGGTGCTCGATGACTATGTTGATGTGGGGATGGTTGAAGTGCCGCAGGGCGGGGTGCGCCTTCGTTTTCCGAAGGAGTGCGAGGCGAGGACCTTCTCGGCCGCGCCCCACAACCTGTGGCCGGAGCTCCGCAGAATTTCCGTGCCCACCCTCTTCGTGCAAGGTGAGCACAGCGACACCTTTGTCGACGCCGCGCGGACCAGGGTGGAGCGGGAGGTACCAGGATCCCGCACGACGGTTGTTCCAGACAGCTCGCACTTCGTGCCGATGGAGCGACCCGCAGAGTTGGCCCGCGTGATCAATGAATTCCTCGAAGAGGCAGCGCTATGA